From a single Planococcus shenhongbingii genomic region:
- a CDS encoding GNAT family N-acetyltransferase, with product MKKVNKGRFAYYIAEPAAGKGTGLTVIFYHGWGTCAKNYLDLAGKIAEEGYVAIVPELVYHDTRHPVENPFRQETVQEYFWKTIFESIDEFEEFMQELGILASKTIVAGNSMGGFIAAGIMARHKQLGGLASINGSGSFLLMERVFRKRDRRPGIALEAERLWKKYDPLEQQIPTAPVLLLHGKADQTIPVEGQMHYYQYLTEKNGFQNVQFKLYEGVNHQFTDAMAADFLAWLDNRNQHELVLKELVSPCISQEIKELLGYVTSLEKIESEYVKYLDAANRKLYGFELEGEIVSCLGVEFQDGNQIEIKHIAIMPDAREKLIGSSMIQAVFDKHSPYVMVAETDQDAVGFYRKNGFTIASLGEKYPGIERFWCERKMVVEQTPIS from the coding sequence ATGAAAAAAGTCAACAAAGGGCGCTTTGCCTATTACATAGCAGAGCCCGCAGCGGGAAAAGGAACGGGATTGACTGTCATTTTCTATCACGGCTGGGGCACTTGCGCTAAAAATTATTTGGACTTAGCAGGGAAAATAGCTGAAGAAGGATATGTGGCCATTGTACCGGAGCTTGTATACCATGACACACGACATCCAGTGGAAAATCCTTTTCGGCAAGAAACCGTGCAAGAATACTTTTGGAAAACGATTTTCGAAAGCATTGATGAATTTGAAGAATTCATGCAAGAACTTGGCATTCTCGCATCGAAAACAATTGTTGCCGGCAATTCGATGGGCGGCTTTATCGCAGCCGGTATTATGGCACGGCATAAGCAGCTCGGCGGTTTAGCTAGCATCAACGGTTCCGGCTCTTTCCTGCTGATGGAAAGGGTTTTTCGGAAAAGAGACCGGCGGCCTGGCATAGCACTGGAGGCAGAGCGGTTATGGAAAAAATATGATCCGCTCGAACAGCAGATACCTACTGCGCCCGTCCTGCTTCTTCACGGAAAAGCGGATCAGACCATTCCAGTCGAAGGGCAAATGCATTATTATCAATACCTTACGGAAAAAAATGGATTTCAAAATGTACAGTTTAAATTATATGAAGGCGTGAATCACCAATTCACCGATGCAATGGCCGCGGATTTTTTGGCGTGGCTCGATAATCGGAACCAACATGAGCTGGTTTTGAAAGAACTGGTTTCTCCATGTATTTCCCAAGAAATAAAGGAATTATTGGGCTATGTGACTTCACTGGAAAAAATAGAATCCGAATACGTAAAATATTTGGATGCAGCTAACCGGAAGTTATATGGCTTTGAACTGGAAGGGGAAATTGTCAGCTGTCTGGGGGTAGAATTCCAAGACGGAAACCAGATTGAAATCAAACACATAGCGATTATGCCGGATGCAAGGGAGAAACTCATCGGCAGCTCTATGATCCAAGCGGTCTTCGACAAACATTCACCCTATGTCATGGTTGCGGAAACAGATCAAGATGCAGTGGGATTTTACCGAAAAAATGGTTTTACTATTGCAAGCCTCGGAGAAAAATATCCAGGCATCGAACGGTTTTGGTGTGAAAGAAAAATGGTAGTGGAACAAACGCCGATATCCTGA
- a CDS encoding class I SAM-dependent methyltransferase, with protein MTEQEFYDKVGKTNGWDFSSIQCLSEGIGWDFYEEVVKRASVSDILLDIGTGGGEKVLDIASSFSLVIGIDNSKEMVQTARANLVKSSAQNVRFFQQPAEDLQFPNGFFDIASSRHCSFDSSQVAKVLKKGGWFLTQQVSEGDKSNLKQAFGRGQCFGEQDGTLKENCIKELQTAGFSKVEAYDYNSDEYFRTPEDLIFLLTHTPIIPDFGEQEGDLESLNAFIENNRTEKGIRTNSKRFLVIAKR; from the coding sequence ATGACAGAACAAGAATTTTACGACAAAGTAGGCAAAACAAATGGGTGGGATTTCAGCAGCATCCAATGCCTTTCGGAAGGCATCGGCTGGGATTTTTATGAAGAGGTGGTGAAAAGGGCTTCAGTTTCAGACATTCTGCTCGATATCGGCACCGGAGGAGGAGAAAAGGTTCTGGACATCGCTTCTTCTTTTTCTTTGGTGATCGGCATCGACAATTCAAAGGAAATGGTTCAGACGGCCCGTGCTAATCTGGTGAAATCTTCTGCACAAAACGTCCGATTTTTCCAACAGCCAGCAGAAGATCTCCAGTTCCCGAATGGCTTTTTTGACATAGCATCAAGCAGGCATTGTTCGTTTGATTCCAGCCAAGTCGCCAAAGTATTGAAAAAAGGAGGCTGGTTCTTGACCCAGCAAGTCAGTGAAGGCGACAAATCAAACTTGAAGCAGGCATTCGGCCGTGGCCAATGTTTTGGAGAACAAGACGGAACCTTAAAAGAGAACTGCATAAAAGAGCTGCAGACAGCCGGTTTTTCCAAGGTTGAGGCCTATGATTACAATTCCGATGAATACTTCCGAACGCCGGAAGACTTAATTTTCCTTTTAACCCATACGCCGATCATCCCCGACTTTGGAGAACAAGAAGGCGACTTGGAATCTTTGAATGCCTTTATTGAAAATAACCGAACCGAAAAAGGAATCCGCACCAATTCCAAGCGGTTTTTGGTGATCGCGAAAAGATAA
- a CDS encoding cysteine hydrolase family protein has product MENEKTALILVDVQKAFDDPEWGQRNNPEAEENMERILKRWREKGGFTIHIQHQSENPESLFHPAKESFAIKKSVLPVNDEPVITKKVNSAFIGTDLEQQLKANRITAVIIAGLTTPHCVSTTTRMSGNLGFNTYLVSDATAAFAMTDQNGVHYDAETVHAISLATLHEEFATVLTTEQLIERLG; this is encoded by the coding sequence ATGGAAAATGAAAAAACCGCTTTGATTTTAGTCGATGTACAAAAAGCTTTTGACGATCCAGAATGGGGCCAGCGAAACAATCCGGAAGCAGAAGAAAATATGGAGAGAATTTTAAAAAGGTGGCGAGAAAAAGGTGGCTTCACAATCCATATTCAACACCAATCGGAAAATCCCGAGTCCCTCTTCCATCCGGCTAAAGAGAGTTTCGCTATAAAAAAATCGGTGCTGCCGGTTAATGATGAGCCGGTCATTACTAAAAAAGTGAACAGTGCATTTATCGGAACGGATCTGGAACAGCAATTGAAAGCGAACAGAATCACTGCTGTCATCATTGCCGGTTTAACCACGCCGCATTGTGTCTCCACCACGACGAGAATGAGCGGAAATCTGGGGTTTAACACCTACCTTGTTTCGGATGCCACGGCAGCATTCGCCATGACAGACCAAAACGGCGTTCACTATGACGCCGAAACGGTGCATGCCATTTCGCTGGCTACTTTGCACGAGGAATTCGCGACAGTTCTGACAACGGAACAATTAATAGAAAGGTTGGGCTAA
- a CDS encoding alpha/beta fold hydrolase: MENLKLLIDQQEVNCWQYGDKSNPVLVCFHGLAGSGLYSFSGLIPLLEKQFYLIVLDSPGHGKTGPFEKEEAYFFSNLAVWFDRVLQQLSDKPFFVMGHSWGADAALHFARHYPKKVLGIILLDGGFTFPQNQPEMTFDYTLSGWNNYMDHSSFRTWAEVSEEYKHYTKKWNAVKENGVKTIFHQNEKGEFELLASKFTVLSIIKAFFQEPFTEVYPLISMPLLLVYGDSPQELKAARTLGISQLKAAVKDLTVQKIEGAGHMLQWDEPAEVAAAVSKWLAQKLISTAKA; this comes from the coding sequence ATGGAAAACCTAAAGTTACTGATTGATCAACAAGAAGTGAACTGTTGGCAATACGGCGACAAAAGCAATCCGGTTTTGGTCTGTTTCCACGGATTGGCAGGCAGCGGACTGTACAGTTTCAGTGGGCTGATTCCCCTATTGGAAAAACAGTTCTACCTGATTGTACTGGATAGTCCGGGACACGGAAAAACAGGACCATTTGAAAAGGAAGAAGCTTATTTTTTTTCGAATTTGGCGGTTTGGTTTGACCGCGTGCTGCAGCAGCTCTCGGATAAACCGTTTTTCGTGATGGGGCATTCCTGGGGAGCAGACGCTGCTTTGCATTTTGCGAGGCATTACCCGAAGAAAGTACTCGGAATTATTTTGCTTGATGGCGGTTTTACGTTTCCACAGAACCAGCCTGAAATGACGTTCGATTACACGCTTTCCGGCTGGAACAATTATATGGACCATTCTTCTTTTCGGACTTGGGCGGAAGTGAGTGAGGAGTACAAGCACTACACCAAGAAATGGAACGCTGTTAAGGAAAACGGCGTCAAAACGATTTTTCATCAAAATGAGAAAGGTGAATTCGAGTTGCTGGCTTCCAAATTTACGGTATTGTCGATTATCAAGGCATTTTTTCAAGAGCCTTTTACAGAAGTGTACCCTTTAATCAGCATGCCGTTGCTGTTGGTGTACGGTGATTCGCCTCAGGAGTTAAAGGCGGCAAGGACTCTGGGAATTTCCCAATTAAAGGCCGCTGTGAAAGATTTGACGGTGCAAAAAATCGAAGGCGCCGGCCATATGCTGCAATGGGATGAGCCGGCTGAAGTTGCAGCAGCTGTTTCCAAGTGGCTTGCTCAAAAGCTTATTTCCACTGCCAAAGCATAA
- a CDS encoding glutathione peroxidase — protein sequence MSIFDLTVTDSNGKTYLMSEYKGKTMLIVNTATKCGLSNQFESLENLYTTYKDQGLVVLGFPSDQFAQELANAKEAEQACRMSYGVTFPMHEIIKVNGKEAHPLFKYLTEHSKGFLGSSIKWNFTKFLVDPEGHVAGRYSPKDKPESFESDIQNMLAK from the coding sequence ATGAGCATATTTGATTTAACTGTAACGGATTCAAACGGAAAAACTTATCTAATGAGCGAATACAAAGGAAAAACAATGCTGATTGTCAATACAGCGACCAAATGCGGTCTCAGTAATCAATTCGAAAGTCTCGAGAATCTATATACGACTTATAAAGATCAAGGGCTTGTCGTTCTTGGTTTTCCATCCGATCAATTTGCCCAGGAACTGGCAAACGCGAAAGAAGCGGAACAAGCATGCCGAATGAGCTATGGCGTGACTTTTCCGATGCATGAAATCATCAAAGTCAATGGCAAAGAAGCCCATCCCCTGTTCAAATACTTAACAGAGCACAGCAAAGGGTTTCTGGGCAGCAGCATCAAATGGAACTTCACAAAATTCCTGGTGGACCCAGAAGGGCATGTCGCTGGAAGATATTCGCCAAAAGACAAACCGGAATCATTTGAAAGCGATATTCAAAATATGCTGGCAAAATAA
- a CDS encoding MarR family winged helix-turn-helix transcriptional regulator: MDKPSKLEQQLCFEVYKASSNFTKMYARVLEPFKLTFPQYLVLLVLWDEDQLLMKDIGDRLGLGTGTLNPIINRMIERGRLVKEQSPDDKRASIISLTEKAKSEQQPIEQAIVEKLTSCNFLDVNAITLMKNLKELNTFFGEMDL, from the coding sequence ATGGACAAGCCTTCAAAGCTTGAACAGCAATTATGTTTTGAAGTCTATAAAGCATCAAGCAATTTCACGAAAATGTATGCCAGGGTGCTCGAACCGTTCAAATTGACGTTCCCCCAATACCTCGTGCTGCTCGTTTTATGGGATGAAGACCAGTTGCTGATGAAAGACATCGGAGACAGGCTCGGCCTTGGAACGGGGACGCTGAATCCGATCATCAACCGGATGATTGAACGGGGGCGGCTGGTGAAGGAACAGTCGCCTGACGATAAACGGGCATCCATTATTTCACTGACGGAGAAAGCGAAAAGCGAGCAGCAGCCGATTGAGCAAGCTATTGTGGAAAAACTCACGAGCTGCAACTTCCTGGATGTCAACGCGATTACTTTGATGAAAAACCTCAAGGAATTAAATACGTTTTTCGGCGAAATGGACTTGTAG
- a CDS encoding organic hydroperoxide resistance protein, whose translation MKSLYETTIINTGGRQGEVYSEDNIFYMDVAKPQALGGEATTATNPEQLFAAGYSACFNSALELVLEQDKVKVEKSEVKATISLIGDKENGGVKLAAKLEVDITGIDDELKHKYVEKAHQYCPYSKAIKDSVDVEIVVI comes from the coding sequence ATGAAATCACTTTACGAAACAACCATCATCAACACGGGCGGCAGACAAGGCGAGGTCTATTCGGAGGATAATATCTTCTACATGGACGTCGCAAAACCGCAGGCACTTGGAGGAGAAGCTACAACAGCCACTAATCCTGAACAGCTGTTTGCGGCAGGTTATAGCGCTTGCTTTAATAGCGCGCTGGAATTGGTATTGGAACAAGACAAGGTGAAAGTGGAAAAAAGCGAAGTTAAAGCAACGATTTCCCTCATTGGAGACAAAGAAAACGGCGGCGTCAAATTGGCAGCTAAACTCGAAGTGGACATTACAGGCATAGACGATGAATTGAAACACAAATACGTGGAAAAAGCTCATCAATATTGCCCGTATTCCAAAGCGATTAAAGATTCCGTCGATGTGGAGATTGTTGTTATCTAA
- a CDS encoding DUF3934 domain-containing protein, protein MTKKDKAKSGIGRGTGKKGWTRWQAGANKAKSAKPYNSKNKKANEPKTDSQPKEEGSGWVDMD, encoded by the coding sequence ATGACTAAAAAAGACAAAGCAAAAAGCGGCATCGGAAGAGGGACCGGCAAAAAAGGCTGGACTCGCTGGCAAGCGGGCGCCAACAAAGCGAAAAGCGCTAAGCCATATAACAGCAAAAATAAAAAAGCGAACGAGCCAAAAACCGACAGCCAGCCTAAAGAAGAAGGATCAGGCTGGGTTGATATGGATTGA
- a CDS encoding GNAT family N-acetyltransferase — translation MSGINSRFWTDRFYLREFEERDWPAVHRYAGQELVSRYQPWGPNTEEESRNYVQQILEGAAKADRTQFAFAVIWRESGQLIGAGELSLQNAANRVGEIGYILHPDYWGQGIATGVAELLISFGFDDLNLHRIFATCDPNNSSSKKVLEKAGMVWEGTLRENMRMKNGWRDSMVYSMLEQEWRIRKQ, via the coding sequence ATGAGCGGCATAAACAGCAGATTCTGGACTGATCGGTTTTACCTTCGAGAGTTTGAAGAAAGGGACTGGCCAGCTGTACATCGTTATGCCGGGCAGGAACTGGTAAGCCGTTACCAGCCTTGGGGACCAAATACAGAAGAAGAAAGCCGAAACTATGTCCAGCAAATACTTGAAGGAGCGGCTAAAGCTGATAGAACGCAATTTGCTTTTGCGGTGATATGGAGAGAAAGCGGCCAGCTGATCGGGGCAGGGGAGTTGTCTCTTCAGAATGCAGCCAACCGAGTGGGAGAAATCGGTTATATCCTCCATCCGGATTATTGGGGGCAAGGAATTGCAACCGGCGTGGCGGAGCTTTTGATCAGTTTCGGCTTTGATGATTTAAACCTTCACCGCATTTTCGCTACGTGCGATCCGAACAACTCAAGTTCCAAGAAAGTATTGGAAAAAGCGGGCATGGTCTGGGAGGGAACGCTGCGGGAAAACATGCGCATGAAAAATGGCTGGCGGGATTCAATGGTCTACTCTATGCTGGAGCAGGAATGGCGAATCAGGAAACAATGA
- a CDS encoding DinB family protein yields MMEYTIKPLEGFADKIGELAFTLEHTRAATLNDIAGLKQNELDYLDRADDNSIGALLAHIGAIEKVHQLISFEGRDFTGKEWEQWGTAVELGDKARAAIQGYPLDYYLKGLEQIRQSTLRSLRSKDDSWLYQERCWPNGIPYNNYYLWFHVMEDEIKHRGQIRIIKRRLQKG; encoded by the coding sequence ATGATGGAGTACACGATAAAGCCGCTGGAAGGATTTGCGGATAAAATTGGGGAACTTGCGTTTACATTGGAACATACGCGGGCTGCAACATTGAATGATATTGCAGGACTAAAGCAAAACGAATTGGATTATTTGGATAGAGCGGATGACAACTCCATCGGTGCGCTTCTCGCCCATATCGGTGCCATCGAGAAAGTCCATCAGCTGATTTCGTTTGAAGGCCGGGATTTTACAGGGAAGGAATGGGAACAATGGGGGACGGCGGTGGAACTCGGAGACAAAGCCCGCGCAGCAATTCAAGGCTACCCTTTGGATTATTATCTGAAGGGGTTGGAGCAGATCAGACAATCGACGCTGCGCAGTCTCCGTTCCAAGGACGACAGCTGGCTTTATCAGGAGCGCTGCTGGCCGAACGGCATTCCATACAATAACTATTACCTATGGTTTCATGTGATGGAAGATGAAATCAAACACCGGGGGCAAATCCGGATCATCAAGCGGAGGTTACAGAAAGGATGA
- a CDS encoding GNAT family N-acetyltransferase has translation MEIKLVKAKESDAKSIFNLQVAAFQPLLEKYQDYDTSPANESIEKVASRIIRPDSEFFKIFVDGEFCGAIRVHWKEESQFWISPLFIHPDFQGQGIAQEAMKLAEDSFPQADTWELATLLEEEGNCYLYEKAGYVRTGVSRKLNSKATLVYFKKMQKEVE, from the coding sequence ATGGAAATAAAACTGGTAAAAGCAAAGGAATCGGATGCAAAATCCATTTTCAATCTGCAAGTGGCAGCTTTCCAGCCGCTGCTGGAGAAATATCAGGATTATGACACCAGTCCGGCAAATGAATCTATAGAAAAAGTGGCTTCTCGCATCATCCGTCCCGATAGCGAGTTTTTCAAAATTTTTGTAGATGGCGAGTTCTGCGGAGCAATACGCGTCCATTGGAAAGAAGAAAGCCAATTCTGGATCAGCCCCTTGTTTATTCATCCGGATTTTCAAGGACAGGGAATTGCGCAGGAAGCGATGAAGCTGGCCGAAGATTCATTTCCGCAAGCCGACACATGGGAGCTTGCGACCTTGCTTGAAGAAGAAGGCAATTGTTATTTATATGAAAAGGCGGGGTATGTCCGGACAGGCGTCAGCCGTAAATTGAACAGCAAGGCGACGCTCGTCTATTTTAAAAAGATGCAGAAGGAAGTGGAATGA
- a CDS encoding b(o/a)3-type cytochrome-c oxidase subunit 1, which translates to MIAAQDRKIAIWNIGVAYIAFLIGTLCGLLQVFIRNDALQLPAWLDYYQILTAHGVLLALIYTAFFIFGFFVTGMSKTLGTFGPKVWLFSWIGFWVTLIGTVMATVMIVIGEASVLYTFYAPLKASGWYYVGLALYVVGTLISSFALIGHYLVWRKKHKGEMSPLFAFMTIATLVLWIIACLGVVATVLFQYIPWAFGWTDTINVELSRSLFWYFGHPLVYFWLLPAYMAWYLIVPKLLGVKVFSDSLARLSFVLFILFSIPVGFHHQLTEPGISNFWKFLQVVLTFMVIVPSLMTAFSMFATFETSGRKKGAKGLFGWFKMLPWKDVRFTSIFIAMAFFIPGGAGGIINASFQLNEVVHNTLWIVGHFHITVGTPVAMTFMGMTFWLIPYLTGRQFTKSMQTLGFVQIITWTIGMLLMSTAQHILGLLGAPRRTAYSAYNNHPSALEWFDGIVTSHVTMAIGGSILFLSAMILIYIVVMTMFLSPKAVKPEDIVEFPLAESDRESSPKFLENWKIWIGIAFALIFIAYAIPLSSMIQHAPPGSEGFKTW; encoded by the coding sequence ATGATTGCTGCACAAGATCGGAAAATCGCAATATGGAATATCGGTGTCGCGTATATAGCATTTCTAATAGGTACGTTATGCGGCTTGCTTCAGGTTTTTATCCGGAATGATGCCTTGCAGTTGCCTGCCTGGCTCGATTACTATCAAATTTTAACGGCACATGGTGTGCTGCTTGCCCTTATTTATACAGCGTTTTTCATTTTTGGATTTTTTGTTACCGGCATGAGCAAAACCCTAGGAACTTTCGGCCCGAAAGTCTGGTTGTTTTCCTGGATTGGTTTCTGGGTGACATTGATCGGTACAGTGATGGCAACAGTCATGATTGTTATCGGAGAAGCTTCCGTGCTTTATACATTTTATGCGCCATTGAAAGCAAGCGGCTGGTACTATGTCGGACTGGCCCTCTATGTGGTCGGAACGTTGATCAGCAGCTTTGCCTTGATCGGGCATTACCTGGTATGGCGCAAGAAGCATAAAGGTGAAATGAGCCCGTTGTTCGCTTTCATGACCATCGCGACACTCGTTTTATGGATTATTGCTTGTCTCGGAGTTGTGGCAACCGTCCTGTTCCAGTACATTCCTTGGGCGTTCGGCTGGACAGATACCATCAACGTTGAACTGAGCCGCTCACTGTTCTGGTATTTTGGGCATCCGCTTGTGTACTTCTGGCTGCTGCCGGCTTATATGGCCTGGTATTTGATCGTGCCGAAACTTCTCGGCGTGAAAGTATTCAGTGATTCACTGGCGCGTTTGTCATTTGTCTTGTTCATTCTGTTCTCGATTCCGGTCGGTTTCCACCACCAATTGACTGAACCCGGCATTTCGAACTTCTGGAAGTTTCTGCAGGTTGTGCTGACATTCATGGTTATTGTTCCGTCACTCATGACTGCGTTCTCAATGTTTGCGACGTTTGAAACATCTGGACGCAAAAAAGGCGCAAAAGGTCTGTTTGGCTGGTTCAAAATGCTGCCATGGAAAGATGTCCGCTTTACATCGATTTTCATCGCAATGGCGTTCTTCATTCCCGGCGGCGCCGGCGGTATTATTAATGCAAGTTTCCAATTGAACGAAGTCGTCCACAACACACTCTGGATTGTCGGCCACTTCCACATCACAGTCGGCACACCCGTGGCGATGACGTTCATGGGAATGACGTTCTGGCTGATTCCCTATCTGACAGGACGCCAATTCACGAAGTCGATGCAGACACTTGGTTTTGTCCAGATCATCACTTGGACGATCGGCATGCTGCTGATGTCGACTGCCCAGCACATACTCGGGCTTCTGGGTGCACCGCGCCGGACAGCTTATTCAGCTTACAACAACCATCCTTCCGCATTGGAATGGTTTGACGGCATAGTGACAAGCCATGTCACCATGGCAATTGGGGGCAGTATCCTGTTCCTGTCGGCGATGATATTAATATATATTGTCGTCATGACAATGTTCCTTTCACCGAAAGCTGTAAAACCGGAAGACATCGTCGAGTTTCCGTTGGCTGAAAGTGACAGAGAAAGCTCACCGAAGTTTTTGGAAAACTGGAAGATTTGGATCGGCATTGCGTTTGCGCTGATTTTCATCGCTTATGCGATTCCGCTTAGCAGTATGATCCAGCACGCACCGCCTGGCTCTGAAGGATTTAAAACATGGTAG
- a CDS encoding cytochrome c oxidase subunit II: MHLHKYEKIWLAFGVAALVVFLSVVGVSAFSHDHTPAGGMETIDPKKVNETAPFDKPGVTQLDDDTYQVAVISMAFGYNAPELKVPAGKEIIFKVTSTDVVHSFTIDNTKVNLMVVPGQITTKSYTFEKPGKYLILCNEYCGTGHHMMFNEIEVY, translated from the coding sequence ATGCATCTTCATAAATATGAAAAAATCTGGCTGGCTTTCGGGGTTGCCGCCTTGGTGGTGTTTTTGAGTGTAGTGGGAGTCAGCGCATTTTCCCATGATCACACACCAGCGGGAGGGATGGAAACCATCGATCCCAAAAAAGTAAATGAAACGGCTCCTTTTGACAAACCGGGAGTAACACAGCTTGATGACGATACGTACCAAGTGGCGGTCATATCCATGGCGTTCGGTTATAATGCACCGGAACTGAAAGTGCCCGCCGGAAAAGAAATCATTTTTAAAGTGACCAGCACGGATGTCGTCCACAGTTTTACCATTGATAACACGAAAGTCAATTTAATGGTGGTTCCCGGACAGATTACCACTAAATCCTACACATTCGAGAAACCTGGAAAGTATTTGATTCTTTGCAACGAATATTGCGGTACGGGCCACCATATGATGTTCAACGAAATAGAGGTGTATTGA
- a CDS encoding cytochrome C oxidase subunit II has protein sequence MSKKIQEPEADLRGTLISVFFVGIVIIAMWVAVYLMYVAR, from the coding sequence ATGAGCAAAAAAATCCAGGAGCCGGAAGCCGATTTGAGAGGAACGCTAATCAGTGTGTTTTTCGTGGGCATCGTTATTATTGCCATGTGGGTTGCGGTTTATTTAATGTATGTAGCAAGATGA
- a CDS encoding Crp/Fnr family transcriptional regulator produces the protein MIKEYKKGAYLFREGDTVKGIYLIRSGKVQIGKITPDGRELTLRICGPGQLVGEVTIFSDHPLYMLDAKAIEDVVCIKIAIEDLEDALLENSRLAVAFMKWMGIDQQKTQTKFRDLMLHGKKGALYSTLIRLCNSYGVEKDGGILIDMALTNQELANFCGMTREVVNRLLSDLKKQGKVSIVEGKLLIRDLRHLKDEINCENCPISFCRID, from the coding sequence ATGATTAAAGAATACAAAAAAGGCGCCTATTTATTCCGCGAAGGGGATACCGTCAAAGGCATTTACCTTATTCGTTCAGGAAAAGTGCAAATTGGAAAAATCACACCTGATGGAAGAGAGCTGACTTTACGCATTTGTGGACCCGGCCAATTAGTGGGAGAAGTGACTATCTTTTCGGATCACCCGCTTTATATGCTGGATGCTAAAGCAATTGAAGACGTCGTCTGCATAAAAATTGCTATAGAAGACCTGGAAGATGCATTGCTCGAAAATTCCAGGCTGGCTGTGGCGTTTATGAAATGGATGGGGATTGACCAGCAAAAGACCCAGACAAAATTCCGCGACCTTATGCTGCACGGCAAAAAAGGGGCGCTGTATTCGACATTGATCCGTTTATGCAATAGTTATGGGGTGGAAAAAGACGGCGGTATTCTGATTGATATGGCTTTGACTAATCAGGAGCTGGCCAATTTCTGCGGGATGACACGTGAAGTGGTAAACCGTCTGTTGAGTGATTTGAAAAAACAAGGAAAAGTTTCAATAGTAGAAGGAAAACTGCTGATTCGTGATCTTCGCCATTTAAAAGACGAAATCAATTGCGAAAACTGCCCGATTTCTTTTTGCAGAATTGATTGA
- a CDS encoding universal stress protein, whose product MTMLYKKILVAVDGSKEAELAFRKSVGIAARNQADLYLTSIIDNRSFGTIESYGREFAEESKRQAESLLSEYKNKAVEAGATEVHIVIEMGSPKTLIPVDLVRRFNIDLIICGATGTNSAERIFMGSVSERIVRAAKCDVLIVRTEEKEA is encoded by the coding sequence ATGACTATGCTATATAAAAAGATACTAGTCGCTGTAGATGGTTCTAAGGAAGCCGAACTGGCTTTTAGAAAGTCGGTAGGAATCGCAGCACGCAACCAGGCGGACTTATACTTAACCAGTATCATTGATAACCGCTCATTTGGGACAATCGAATCTTATGGCCGTGAATTCGCTGAAGAATCTAAAAGACAAGCGGAAAGTTTGCTGTCAGAATATAAAAACAAAGCAGTCGAAGCTGGAGCAACGGAGGTCCATATTGTAATTGAAATGGGTTCTCCTAAAACGCTGATTCCAGTGGATTTAGTTCGCCGCTTCAATATTGACCTGATCATTTGCGGAGCGACAGGTACCAATTCCGCTGAACGTATTTTTATGGGAAGTGTCTCTGAACGCATTGTTCGCGCCGCAAAATGTGACGTTTTAATTGTTCGGACAGAAGAAAAAGAAGCTTAA